Proteins from a single region of Tamandua tetradactyla isolate mTamTet1 chromosome 12, mTamTet1.pri, whole genome shotgun sequence:
- the TCL1B gene encoding T-cell leukemia/lymphoma protein 1B: MLCVRLEDLVGRRFAMASEASRGFREPPDRLWVRRPGIYEDEVGRTWVAVVVRFSPSHRALARSSPGRTHEPSITVHMWQIPVHRQEPMTPSQLPLSRLPLMWQLYPGRRYRATDSRLWEIMDHGQIYTTEELILSQQPIGDD, translated from the exons ATGCTCTGTGTGCGCCTCGAGGATCTTGTAGGGCGCCGCTTTGCAATGGCTTCAGAAGCTTCTCGGGGCTTCAGGGAGCCCCCAGACCGCCTCTGGGTCAGAAGGCCTGGCATTTACGAGGACGAGGTGGGGAGGACCTGGGTGGCGGTGGTCGTGCGGTTCAGTCCCTCCCATCGTGCTCTGGCCAGGAGTTCGCCAGGCCGCACA CATGAGCCCAGCATCACAGTCCACATGTGGCAGATACCAGTGCACCGACAGGAGCCCATGACCCCCAGCCAACTGCCCCTGTCCCGGCTGCCCCTGATGTGGCAGCTCTACCCGGGAAGAAGGTACCGGGCCACGGATTCCAGGCTCTGGGAAATAATGGACCATGGCCAG ATCTATACCACGGAGGAGCTGATTCTGTCACAGCAGCCCATTGGGGATGACTGA